The sequence GGGAGACGCTCAAAGCGCCCGCGCTCAACAGGGTGACGGCGTCGCTGCCGGTGGAACCGACCACGGAGTCGATAAGGGAGACGGAGACGGAGCCTGCGGTGATCAGGGTCAGGGTATCGGTACCGGTGGTGCCGATGACGCTGTCGATGCCGGAGAGGGCCACACTGCCTGCCGTGGCCAGCTTGACGATGTCGGTGCCGGTGGAGCCGACCACGCTTTCGATGCCGGAGACGGTCAGGGTGCCGTCGGTGGCGATCTTGACGATGTCGCTGCCGCCGCTGCCCACGGCGCTCTCCACTCCGGAGACCGTGACGGTTCCGGCGGTGAGCAGGGTCAGGGTGTCGGTGCCGCTGGAGCCGATGAGGCTCTCCACCAGCGAGAGGCTGAGGCCGCCCGCGGTGAGCAGGGTCACGGTGTCGGTGCCGGTGGTGCCGGTGACCGAATCGATGCGGGAGACGGCCACGCTGGCCGCGCCGACCAGGGAGATGGCGTCGCTGCCGGTGGTGCCGATGACGCTGTCCATGCTGGAAACGGCCACCGTTTCAGCGGTGAGCAGGGTCAACACGTCGGTGCCGGTGGTGCCCACCACCGAGTTGACCTCGGAGACACTGAGGTTGCCGGCGGTGACCAGCTTGACGATGTCGGTTTCACTCGAACCGATGACCGATTCGATATCGGAGACGGAGATCGTGTTGCTGCCGCCGCTGACGCCGGTGGCCAGCATCTTGAGGATGTCGGACCCGGAGGAACCCACGGCGCTCTCCACGGAGGAGATGGACAAGGTTCCGGCGGTGAGCAGGGTGACGGTATCGGTGCCGGTGGTGCCGGTCAGGGAGTCGACGCGGGACAGGGCCACGTTCTGAGCGGTGAGCAGGGTCACGGCGTCGGTGCCGCTGGTGCCCAGGACGCTCTCCACCTTGGAGACCGAGAGGCTGCCTGCGGTCAGCAGGGTGGCCACGTCGGTGCCGCTGGAACCGAGCATCGATTCCACCGCCGAGAGGCTGACGCTGCCTGCGGTGAGCAGCTTGACGATATCGGTTTCGGAGGAGCCCACCACCGATTCGACCTCGGAGAGGCTGACGGTGTTGGAGCCGCCGGTGACGCCGGTGGCCAGCAGTTTGAGGATATCGGTGCCGCTGGAGCCCACCAGACTGTCGATGCTGGAAGCGCTGAGGGTGCCCGCCGAGGCCATCTTGAGGATGTCGTTGCCCGCCGTACCCACCACGGAGTCGACCCCGGAGAGGGTCACGGTTCCGGCGGTGAGCAAGGTCAGGGTATCGGTGCCGGTGGTGCCGGTGACGCTGTCCACCAGGGAGACGCTCAAAGCGCCCGCGCTCAACAGGGTGACGGCGTCGCTGCCGGTGGAGCCGACCACGGAGTCGATGCGGGACAGACTCACGGAGCTTGCGGTGAGCAGGGTCACTACTTCCGTGCCCGTGGTGCCCAGGACGCTGTCGATGGCTGAAAGCGAGAGGTTTTCCGCCGTGAGCAGGGTCAGGGTATCGGTGCCGGTGGTGCCCACCACCGAATCGACTTCCGAGACGGCGAGCGCTTTTTCACTCAATAGCCGAATGGTGTCGGTTTCCGAGGAGCCGATGACCGATTCCACGTCCGAAATACGCAATGAATTGCTGCCCCCGGTGACGCCGGTGGCCAAAATTTTCAAAATATCGGTGCCCGACGAGCCGATGACGCTCTCCACCGCCGACACGCTGAGGGTGCCCGCCGTCAACAGCGTCGCGGTGTCGGTGCCAGTGGAGCCGATCAGGGATTCGATGCGGGAGAGTGAAACACTGTCCGCCGTCAACAGGGAGACGATTTCCGTACCGGTGGTACCCACCAGGGAGTCGACCTTGGAAACCGACAAACTGCCGGAAGTGAGCAGCGTGAGGGTGTCGGTGCCGGTGGTGCCGACCAGGGATTCCACTCCGGAGAGGCTGAGAGCCCCCGCCGTGAGCAGCTTGACGGTGTCGCCGTCCGTGGAGCCGACGACCGATTCCACATCGGACAGGGAGATGGTGTTGGAGCCCCCGGTAACACCGGTAGCCAGCAGTTTGATGGTATCGGTGCCGCTGGAACCAACCAGGCTGTCGACCGAGGAGAGGCTGATGGTGCCCGAAGTCAGCAGCTTGGCGATGTCCGTGCCGGTGGTGCCCGTCAGGGAGTCGATGGCGGAGAGGCTGACCGTACCCGCGGTCAACAGGGTGAGGCTATCGGTGCCGCTGGTGCCGGAAACCGATTCCACCCGGGAGATCGACAGGCTGCCTGCGGTCAGCAGGGTGAGACTGTCGGTGCCGGTGGAACCGATCACGGAGTCAATGCGGGAGAGGCTGATGTCGGAAGTGGCCAGCAGGGTCAGGGTGTCGGTATCGGTGGTGCCGATGACCGAGTTGATCTGCGAAACCGCCAGACTGCCCGCTGTGGCCAGTTTGATGATTTCGGTTCCGCTGCTGCCCACGACGCTGTCCACGTCGGAGAGGGTCAGGGTGCCGTCGGTGGCCAGTTTGACCACATCGGTCCCGGTGGTACCCGTTACGCTCTCCACGTCGGAAACGACCAGGGTTCCAGCGGTGAGCAGGATAGCTACATCCGTGCCGCTCGATCCGATCAGGCTATCCACTCGGGAGAGGCTGATGCTGCCGGATGTCAACAAGGTGACGGTATCGGTGCCGCTGGAGCCCGTGACCGAGTCGATGCGGGAGAGCGAGAGGCTCGAAGCCCCGAGAAGGGTGATCTCGTCCACCCCGGAGGTGCCGAGAACCGAATCGATGGCCGATACCGAGAGGGTACCGTTCGTGGCCATCTTGACCACGTCGGAACCGGTGGTACCGATTATGCTTTCAACGCCGGAGAGGGTGATCGTCCCCGAGGTGAGCAGTTTGGCGATGTCGGTGTCCGTCGAACCGATCAGGCTCTCGATATCCGAGAGGCTGACCGTGCCGGCCGCCAGAAGGGTGACCGTATCGGTTCCCGAAGAGCCGGTGACCGATTCCACCGAGTCGACCGAAACCGAGCCGGATGTCATCAGGGAGATGCCATCCGTTCCGGTGGATCCGACCACCGATTCGATTTTGGAAATGGGAAGGCTGCCTGCCCCCTGGAAGGTAAGCGTATCGACACCCGTGGTCCCGATTAGGGATGTGAGGGATGAGCCGCTACCGCCATTCAAAGACACAATAGGCGCCATTCCTGAATTCTCCGTTCAGTATGTGTGAAATAATGCCTCCCTGGCAATAATTCCAAATCCATTCCTCCAGCGTGAGGCAATATACGCCAATATTGAGCGTATTTCACGAGAATATTGCTAGCCCGGAGGAGGTAGGCGAATCAGGGAGAGTAGAGTCCTGTCCGTGCTTATCGGCCATTCGGAGAGCGACTTGAGCGAAATTATTCAACGGTGAAATAAAAAAAGCCCATGGCGGTCTATTTACACCATTTTTCCAATGTTTCCGCCGAGATCCGGTTGAACAACATCGTTTCCGCCGTGCGGCGGAACTATGCCCGTCTGGCTCCGGAAGCGGAACGTCCGGGCCAGGAGTTGCTCATCGTGGCCGGCGGTCCCTCCATGCCGGGTATGCTCTCCCTGTTGCGGGCCTTGCATCCTGTGCATCCGATTCTGGCCGTCAACGGGGCCCACGACTTTCTGCGCAGCCTCGATCCGCCGTTGCTGCCCGAGTTCGCCGTCATGCTGGACGCCGATCCGGTGATGCGCGGGGTCATGCGCCATCCCGGCCCCGAGACGCTCTACCTGATGGCCAACCAGTGCGACCCCGAAGTGCTGAGTGCGCTCGGCCGCCATCGCATGCTTCTGTGGCACGTCGGCGGCGATACCGGGGAAGCCGAACCCTTCACCAGCGAAAGCAACTGGACCGTGGTTCACAACGGCTGCACCGGCGGTTTGCGCGCCATTTCCCTGGGCATGGTGCTGGGCTATCGCCGGTTTCACCTCTTCGGGGTCGATTCCTGCCATCTCGACGGCAAAAGCCACGGTTACGAACACGCCCCCGGCCAGGAGACCCGGCTGGAGGTGCGATTGGGGGGAGGGAGCTTCCGTTGCGAGCCCTGGATGCTGGCCCAGGCCCTCGATTTTGGGCAGATGTTGGCGAAATTCCCCTCCTGGGGCATCACGGTCCGGGTCCACGGACCGGGGCTTCTGGCGGCCATGTCGTGCCATCCGACACCCCGGTTGGAGCTTCTCTCATGAATGAAACCGAGATTGTGCATCGCCTGCAACAGGCCATCGGGGAACACGCCCGAGGCGAACTGGAGGCCGCCTCCGCCGCCTGCCGGGAGGTATTGATCGCCGCCCCCCATCGCGCCGACGCCTGGAGTCTGTTGGGCGTCATCCTGCGTCGCCAGGGACAGATTCAGCAGGCCCTGGCGGCTCACCGCGAGGCGGTGCGGCGTCAGCCCGATTTTCCCGAAGCCTGGAACAATCTGGCCAACACCCTGCGGGAACTGCGCCAGTTGCCCGAGGCGGCGGAGTGCTACCGGCAGGCCCAGCGCCTGCGTCCCGGCTGGATGGAACCCGGTTTGCCCCTGGTGGACGTGCTGCGGGAGGCGGGTCGCCTCGACGAGGCCATGGCGGCGGCGCGTCAGGCCATTGCCGCCGACGGGGACCATCCGGAACCCTGGATGCTGCTGGGAAACTGCTTTCAGGAGGGCGGGGCCAGCGACCAGGCGGTGGTGCATTATCAGCAGGCCCTCAATCGCAATCCCGATTCGGCTCAATACCACTACAATCTGGGCAATGCCCTGCGCGATTTGGGCCGCCTGGAGGAGTGCCTCGACAGCTATCGCCGCGCCCTGGCCCTGCAACCCGATTTCGTGCGGGCCGAAAGCAACCGCCTGTTCACCCTGCAGGCCGATCCCGCTCAGACGCCTCAATCCCTGCTGGAGGCCCATCTGGCCTGGGATCGCCGCCATGGTCAGCCCAGGGCCGGGCGTTTCCCGCCCCCCGCGCCACCCCGTGAGCCGGACAAGGTGTTGAACCTGGGGCTGGTCTCCGCCGATTTCGGCCAACACCCCGTGGGCTACTTCCTGCTGCCGGTGCTGCCCCACATCGATCGCGGACGCTTCCGGCTGTTCCTCTACTCCGGACGCAGCCGGGAGGACGAGATCACCGCGCGGCTCAAGGCCCAGGCCGACGGCTGGCGGGCGGTCGCCCCCCTCTCCGACGACGACCTGCTGCGCCTCATCCGCCAGGACGGCATCGACATCCTGCTCGATCTCTCCGGTCACACCATGGGCAACCGTCTGCCGGTCTTCGCCATGAAACCCGCGCCCCTTCAGGGCACCTGGGCCGGCTACGTCGGCACCACCGGGCTGGCGGCCATCGATTTTCTGGTCACCGACCGCTTCGAGAATCCCCCCGGCAGCGAAGCCTTCGTGCGGGAGAAGCTGCTGATTCTGCCCGATGGCTACGTCTGTTACCAACCCCCGGCCTATGCCCCGGAGGTGGGAGAACTGCCGGCCCTGAAGAACGGCTTCATCACCTTCGGCTGCTTCAACAATCTGGTCAAGATCAACCGGAAGGTGCTGGATCTCTGGGGCAGACTTTTGCAAGACCTGCCCGATGCCCGTCTGTTGCTGATCACCCATCAGTTGGATATGACCATTCTGCGCGCCCGACTGAAGCGTCACTTCGCCGCCATGGGGGTGGCCGAGCGGGTGATGCTGCGGGGACGACTGCCCCATGAAGAGCTGTTGGCCCGATACAACGATATCGATATCGCCCTGGATCCCTTCCCCTATTCCGGGGGGCTGACCACCCTGGAAGCCCTGTGGATGGGGGTGCCGGTGGTGACGCTGGGGGGGGAGCGTTTCTGCTCCCGCCACTCCATCTCCCATTTGAGCGTGGTGGGCATGACCGACGGCATCGCCACGGACGAAGCCACCTACCGGCAAAAGGCCCTGGAACTGGCTGCGGACCGGCCCCGCCTGGCGGAGCTGCGTCGCACCTTGCGGCCACGCATGGCCGCCTCGCCCGCCTGCGACGGCGCCCGCCTGGCCGCCAACCTGCAGACCGGCCTGCGTCGTCTCTGGCAGGCGCAGTGCCCGCCGCCCGGTCCCCCGGAGGGGAGTGTGCGCGCCAAAGTGGAGGGTCTGCGGGAGCAAGGGCGGTTGCAAGAGGCCTTGCAGGCCAGCCGGGAGCTGCCCGAAGGCTCGCTCTCCGCCCTGCTGCTCCGGGTCGATCTGCTCGACCGGCTCGACCGCTTCGAGGAGGCCGCCGGGATTTACGGGGAGTTGCTGCGGCTGAAACCGGAGATTCCCGAACTGCACCACAATCTCGGGGCGGTGCGATTGCGTCAGGGACGGGTGCGGGAGGCCATCGGCCATCTGGAGCGGGCCTTGAGCCTGGGACTCGACGAGGCCACCCTGCACGCCAACCTCGGCAACGCCCACCTGCTGCTGGGAACCGATCTCGATGCCTGCGCCCGCCACATGGCCCTGGCCCTGGAGCGGCGTCCCGACGACGCCTGCACGGCGGTCCTGCTGACCTTCGTGCAGCAGAAACGCTGCGACTGGCAGGGCTTCGACACCCTGCGGCAACGGGTGGTCGAACCGGCCCTGGCCTGGCAGGGCGGGGGCGTGCCGCCTTCGCCGTTTCCGTTCCTCTCCATGCCGACATCCCTTTCAGGGGCCGAGTTGCGGCAGCTCGCCGCACGCTTCGCCGACTGGTTCGAATCACGGGTCACCCCGGCGATTCATCCCCCGGCGACCGCCATGCCGCGCAAACTGCGCATCGGCTACCTCTCCGCCGATTTTCACAACCACCCCACCGCCCATCTGATGCTGGGGCTCTTCAAGCGCCACAACCGCCATCGGGTCACGGTTTTCGCCTATTCCCTCGGCCCCGACGACGGCAGCCACTACCGCCGCCGCATCCGCGAGGAGTGCGAAAACTTCGTCGATCTGGAAAAGGCCGACATCGCCGAGGCTGTGGCCCGCATCCGTCAGGACGGCATCCATATCCTGGTGGACCTCAAAGGCTATACCACCGACAGCCGCATGGAGATCCTGGCCCATCGGCCCGCGCCGCTGGCGGTGGCCTGGCTGGGATATCCCGGCACCAGCGGGGCCCGCTGCATCGACTTCATCCTGACCGACCGCCACGTCACCCCGCCGGACCGGCAGGCCGACTACAGCGAACGCTTCATCTATCTGCCCAACTGTTATCAGATCAACGACCGGGACCAGCCCGTTGCCTCGGAGATCCCGCTCCCGGAAGAGTGCGAACTGCCTTCCCGTGCCTTCGTCTTCTGCTGCTTCAACGCCCACTACAAGATCGATCCGCAGACCTTCGACTGCTGGATGGCCATTTTGCGGGAGGTGGAGGGGTCGGTTCTCTGGTTGATGGAAGGGATACACAGTTCACGGGAGAATCTGCGTCGCGAAGCGCAACGGAGGGGCATCGATCCCTCCCGTCTGGTCTTCGCCCCGGTGTGGCCCAAGGAGCGGCATCTGGCCCGCCTGCGCCTGGCCCATCTCTTTCTGGATACCTGGATCTACAACGCCCACACCACCGCCTCGGATGCCTTGTGGACCGGGCTGCCGGTGCTGACCCGCACGGGCCACCACTTCCCCGCGCGAGTGGCCGCCAGCCTGCTGCATGCCGCCGGCATGGGGGATGCAGGTCTGATCGTTGAAAGTGCCGAGGCCTACCGGGAGCGCGCCATCGCCCTGGCCCAATCCCCACGGCAGCTTCAGGCCTTGCGCAGTCGCCTGGAGCGACGTCGCCCGGGCTGCCCCCTGTTCAATACCGACGCCTTTGCCCGAGACCTGGAGTCCGCCTTCGCCGAAATGTGGCGACTCCACATCCAAAAGGGAAAAAACGCTCCATGACCGATCCGTTGCGCCTCAATCTGGGTTGCGGTCATCGCAAGTTGCCGGGCTACCTCAACGTCGACCGGGAGGCCACCTTTCAGCCCGATCGGGTGGTCGATCTGGAACGCTTTCCCTGGCCCTGGCCCGACGATTCGGTCCGGGAGGTGCTGCTCTACCATGTGCTGGAGCATCTGGGGGAGACCACGGAGAGTTATCTGTCCATCATGCGGGAGTTGTGGCGCATCACCTGCCACGAAGCCGCCATCCACATCGTGGTGCCCCATCCCCGCAGCGACGCCTTTCTCAACGATCCCACCCACGTTCGCGCCGTGACCCGGGGTGGTCTGGAGCTGTTCGACCGGGAGAAAAACCGCGCCTGGGTGGCCGCCGGAGCGGCCAATACCACCCTGGGGCTGCACCTCGGCGTCGATTTCGTGCTGGAGTCGGTGCAGGACGAACTGGCCGAACCCTGGAAGGAGCGCCTGGCAAAAGGGGAACTCTCCCAGGAGGCTTTGGCCGAGGCGCTACGCAACTTCAACAACGTCCTCTCCCAAAGCCGCTTCGTGCTGCGCACCCGCAAGCCGGAGGGGCAGGGTGGAAGCATCGGTTCGGCCAGCGAACGCGCCGGGGAGTTGCTGACTCAGGCCCTGGCGGCCTGGCAGCAGGGCGAGGTGGAGCGTTGCGACCGCCTTTCGGAGCAGGCTCTGGCCCTCGATCCCCGTCGCGCCGACGGCTGGACCCTCTCCGGCATGGCCCGACGCAAGCTGGGCTATCCCGAAGAGGCCATCAACCGCTATCGCCGCGCCATGGAATTGCAGCCCGACTTTCCCGATCCCTGCAACAACCTGGCGAATCTCCATCGGGAGCAGGGCGCCCTGCGGGAGGCGGTGGCCTGCTACCGCGAAGCCCTGCGCCGCAAACCCGATTTCCCCGAAGCCTGGGACAATCTGGGCGGCACCCTGCAGGACATGGGGGAGGTCGAGCAGGCCATCGAAGCCTTCGATCACGCCATCCATCTGCGCCCGGACTATGCCGACGCCCACTGGGACCGCGCCCTGGCCCTGCTGTTGACCGGGGAGTTCCGCCGTGGCTGGGAGGGCTACGAATGGCGCTGGCAACGCGGGGAACCCGCGCCGCGTCCCTTCCCCCAGCCCTGGTGGGACGGCAGCGATCTCAACGGGCGCACCCTGCTGGTCCACGCCGAGCAGGGGCTGGGGGACGCCATCCAGTTCCTGCGCTTTCTGCCCGGACTGAAGCGCGGGCCCGGCCAGGTGATCCTGGAGGTTCAGGAGCCTCTCCTTCCCCTGTTGCGCCATTTTCCGGGAGTGGACCGGCTGGTGGCGCGTGGCGCGGCGCTGCCCCCCTTCGATCTCCACATCCCCCTGTTGAGTCTGCCCCACCGCCTGGGAACCACCCTGGAAAGCCTGCCGGGCCGCGAAGGCTACCTCAAAGCCGACCCCGAGCGGGTCCGGCGTTGGCAACAGCGCCTGGAAGGGCCGGGTTTGAAGGTGGGACTGGTCTGGGCCGGAAACCCGCGGGTGCGCAACGACCGCTACCGCTCCCCGCGCCTGAAACCGCTTCTGCCCCTGCTGGAGATTCCCGGCCTGCGTTTTTTTGCACTGCAAAAAGGCGACGGGCGCGCCGATCTGCTATCGTGTGAGCTGCCGCCCCATTTCGTCGATCTGGGGGAGGGGATCGGGGATCTGGCCGATACCGCCGCCATCATGAGCGGGCTCGATCTGGTCATCAGCTCCGATACCGCCACGGCCCATCTGGCGGGAGCCCTGGGGGTGCCGGGCTGGATCCTGCTGCCCTTCGCCCCGGACTGGCGCTGGTTGCGGCAGCGGCAGGATTCCCCCTGGTACGGGAGTTTGACACTCTTCCGGCAGGAGACGCCGGGGGATTGGCCCGGCGTGGTGCGTCGGGTTTCCGAAGCGTTGCGCAAACGGATCCCCGCCAAATCCGCCACGGTGACCGCGGCCACCCCGGCCCAGGTGGAGGCCTTGAACCGGGCCCTGATGGCGCTGCAGGAGGGGCGGCTCGCCGAAGCCGAAACGCTGTCGCAACAGGCGCTGCAGGTCGCCGGCAATCTGGCGGAGGCCTGGACGGTGAGCGGCATGGTGCAACGGCGCGCGGGTCGGGTGGAAGAGGCCATCGTCCGTTACGGCAAGGCCCTGGCCCTGCGGCAGGATTACCCCGAAGCCTGGGCCAATCTGGGCAATGCCCATCGGGAACGCGGCGAGTTGGCCCGGGCGGAGGGGTGTTACCGCAAGGCGTTGGCCTTGCAGCCCTCCTGGCCGGAGGTGTTGAGCAGCCTGAGCGATGTGCTGCGGGTGCTGGAGCGTCCGCAGGAGGCGGCGGATTGCGCCCGGCAGGCGCTGGGGCTGCGTCCCGGTTTCGCCGAGGCCCACAACCATCTGGCCAACGCCCTGAGCCGCGTGGGGGAGACGGAGCAGGCCCTGCACCACTATCGCGAGGCCATGACCGCCCAGCCGCATCTGGCCGAGGCCCATTACAATCTGGGGGTGGCCCTGCAGGAGGAGGGACGCCATCGCGAGGCCGTCAGCCACCATCGCCGCGCCGTGGCCCTTTCCCCCCGCTTCAAGAACGGCTGGTACAACCTCGGCATCGCCCTGCAGCGCAGCGGCGATCTCACCGGCGCGGTTCAGGCCTATCGCACGGCGCTGGAAATCGACGCCGACCACGGCGGTGCGGTGTTCAACCTGGCGGGGGTGATGAACGGACTCGGGCGTTTCGAAGAGGCCCTGGAACTCTTCCGCCGTGCCGAGACGCTGCAGCCGGGCCGCATCAACGTCGCCGTCGAAATCACCCATCTCCAGCAGAAACTCTGCGATTGGAGCGGGTTGGAAGGCCTGCGGGAACGCATCCTCGAACCCGCCCTGCGGGAGGATTCGGGGGTGCCGCCGTCACCGTTTCCCTTCCTCTCCCTGCCGCTGCCTGTGACGCCGGAGGAGGAGCTGCGCATCGCCGCCCGCTATGCGGCTCATGTGGCCAAGGGGGTGAAGAAGATCCATGCCCATGCGGCGGGAACCGGGGTCTCGCGCCTGCGGGTGGGTTATCTCTCCGCCGATTTCCACAACCACGCCACCGCCCACCTGATGTTGGGCCTCTTCGGCCTGCACGATCGCAAGCGTTTCGAAATCATCGCCTACTCCTTCGGTCCCGACGACGGCAGCGACTACCGCAACCGCATCCGCAGCGACTGCGACCGCTTCGTCGATCTGGAGGCCTGCTCCGACGCCGAGTCGGCCCAGCGCATCCACGACAACGGGGTGCATCTGCTGATCGATCTCAAAGGCTACACCCGCGACAGCCGTCCGGAGATTCTGGCGGCCCGTCCCGCTCCGGTGCAGGTGGCCTGGCTGGGTTATCCCGGCACCATGGGGGCCGACTTCATCGACTGGGTGATCACCGACGCCACGGTGACTCCGGCGGCGCAGCAGGCCTTCTATGCGGAACGTTTCGCCGTGATGCCCCACTGCTACCAGGTCAACGACCGCGAACAGCCCATCGCCGCCGAGACGCCGTCGCGAACCGAACTGGGTTTGCCGGAGAAGGGCTTCGTCTTCTGCTGCTTCAATACCCATTACAAGATCGATGCCTTCGTCTTCGATATCTGGATGCGGCTGTTGACGCAGGTGCCGGGTTCGGTGCTGTGGCTCATCGACGGCGTGGCCGGGGCGCGGCAGAATCTGCGGGATCGCGCCAGGGAGCGGGGAGTCGATCCGCAGCGGCTGGTCTTTGCCCCGATTTTGGCCAAGCCGGGCCATCTGGCGCGGCAGCATCGCGCCGATCTCTTTCTGGACACCCGCTGGTACAATGCCCACACCACCGCCTCCGATGCCCTGTGGGCCGGGCTGCCGCTGTTGACGGTTCCCGGCGAACGGTTTGCCGGGCGGGTCTGCGCCAGCATCCTGCAGGCCGCGGGCCTGGGCGGGGAGGGGCTGATCTGCCCGGACTTCGAAAGTTACGAAAAACGCGCCCTGGAGTTGGCCCGCAACCCCCGGTTGCTGCAGTCCATCCGCCAGAAACTGCAACGGCAGCGAACCACCTGCCCCCTCTTCGACACGCCTCGTTTCACCCGCGATCTGGAGGGGTTGTATGAATCGATGTGGCAGGCTTTCTGCCGGGGCGAAGGGAGAAAACCATGAACCGGGATTACCGTGAACTGCTCATCG comes from Magnetococcales bacterium and encodes:
- a CDS encoding DUF115 domain-containing protein codes for the protein MAVYLHHFSNVSAEIRLNNIVSAVRRNYARLAPEAERPGQELLIVAGGPSMPGMLSLLRALHPVHPILAVNGAHDFLRSLDPPLLPEFAVMLDADPVMRGVMRHPGPETLYLMANQCDPEVLSALGRHRMLLWHVGGDTGEAEPFTSESNWTVVHNGCTGGLRAISLGMVLGYRRFHLFGVDSCHLDGKSHGYEHAPGQETRLEVRLGGGSFRCEPWMLAQALDFGQMLAKFPSWGITVRVHGPGLLAAMSCHPTPRLELLS
- a CDS encoding tetratricopeptide repeat protein, whose amino-acid sequence is MNETEIVHRLQQAIGEHARGELEAASAACREVLIAAPHRADAWSLLGVILRRQGQIQQALAAHREAVRRQPDFPEAWNNLANTLRELRQLPEAAECYRQAQRLRPGWMEPGLPLVDVLREAGRLDEAMAAARQAIAADGDHPEPWMLLGNCFQEGGASDQAVVHYQQALNRNPDSAQYHYNLGNALRDLGRLEECLDSYRRALALQPDFVRAESNRLFTLQADPAQTPQSLLEAHLAWDRRHGQPRAGRFPPPAPPREPDKVLNLGLVSADFGQHPVGYFLLPVLPHIDRGRFRLFLYSGRSREDEITARLKAQADGWRAVAPLSDDDLLRLIRQDGIDILLDLSGHTMGNRLPVFAMKPAPLQGTWAGYVGTTGLAAIDFLVTDRFENPPGSEAFVREKLLILPDGYVCYQPPAYAPEVGELPALKNGFITFGCFNNLVKINRKVLDLWGRLLQDLPDARLLLITHQLDMTILRARLKRHFAAMGVAERVMLRGRLPHEELLARYNDIDIALDPFPYSGGLTTLEALWMGVPVVTLGGERFCSRHSISHLSVVGMTDGIATDEATYRQKALELAADRPRLAELRRTLRPRMAASPACDGARLAANLQTGLRRLWQAQCPPPGPPEGSVRAKVEGLREQGRLQEALQASRELPEGSLSALLLRVDLLDRLDRFEEAAGIYGELLRLKPEIPELHHNLGAVRLRQGRVREAIGHLERALSLGLDEATLHANLGNAHLLLGTDLDACARHMALALERRPDDACTAVLLTFVQQKRCDWQGFDTLRQRVVEPALAWQGGGVPPSPFPFLSMPTSLSGAELRQLAARFADWFESRVTPAIHPPATAMPRKLRIGYLSADFHNHPTAHLMLGLFKRHNRHRVTVFAYSLGPDDGSHYRRRIREECENFVDLEKADIAEAVARIRQDGIHILVDLKGYTTDSRMEILAHRPAPLAVAWLGYPGTSGARCIDFILTDRHVTPPDRQADYSERFIYLPNCYQINDRDQPVASEIPLPEECELPSRAFVFCCFNAHYKIDPQTFDCWMAILREVEGSVLWLMEGIHSSRENLRREAQRRGIDPSRLVFAPVWPKERHLARLRLAHLFLDTWIYNAHTTASDALWTGLPVLTRTGHHFPARVAASLLHAAGMGDAGLIVESAEAYRERAIALAQSPRQLQALRSRLERRRPGCPLFNTDAFARDLESAFAEMWRLHIQKGKNAP
- a CDS encoding tetratricopeptide repeat protein; its protein translation is MTDPLRLNLGCGHRKLPGYLNVDREATFQPDRVVDLERFPWPWPDDSVREVLLYHVLEHLGETTESYLSIMRELWRITCHEAAIHIVVPHPRSDAFLNDPTHVRAVTRGGLELFDREKNRAWVAAGAANTTLGLHLGVDFVLESVQDELAEPWKERLAKGELSQEALAEALRNFNNVLSQSRFVLRTRKPEGQGGSIGSASERAGELLTQALAAWQQGEVERCDRLSEQALALDPRRADGWTLSGMARRKLGYPEEAINRYRRAMELQPDFPDPCNNLANLHREQGALREAVACYREALRRKPDFPEAWDNLGGTLQDMGEVEQAIEAFDHAIHLRPDYADAHWDRALALLLTGEFRRGWEGYEWRWQRGEPAPRPFPQPWWDGSDLNGRTLLVHAEQGLGDAIQFLRFLPGLKRGPGQVILEVQEPLLPLLRHFPGVDRLVARGAALPPFDLHIPLLSLPHRLGTTLESLPGREGYLKADPERVRRWQQRLEGPGLKVGLVWAGNPRVRNDRYRSPRLKPLLPLLEIPGLRFFALQKGDGRADLLSCELPPHFVDLGEGIGDLADTAAIMSGLDLVISSDTATAHLAGALGVPGWILLPFAPDWRWLRQRQDSPWYGSLTLFRQETPGDWPGVVRRVSEALRKRIPAKSATVTAATPAQVEALNRALMALQEGRLAEAETLSQQALQVAGNLAEAWTVSGMVQRRAGRVEEAIVRYGKALALRQDYPEAWANLGNAHRERGELARAEGCYRKALALQPSWPEVLSSLSDVLRVLERPQEAADCARQALGLRPGFAEAHNHLANALSRVGETEQALHHYREAMTAQPHLAEAHYNLGVALQEEGRHREAVSHHRRAVALSPRFKNGWYNLGIALQRSGDLTGAVQAYRTALEIDADHGGAVFNLAGVMNGLGRFEEALELFRRAETLQPGRINVAVEITHLQQKLCDWSGLEGLRERILEPALREDSGVPPSPFPFLSLPLPVTPEEELRIAARYAAHVAKGVKKIHAHAAGTGVSRLRVGYLSADFHNHATAHLMLGLFGLHDRKRFEIIAYSFGPDDGSDYRNRIRSDCDRFVDLEACSDAESAQRIHDNGVHLLIDLKGYTRDSRPEILAARPAPVQVAWLGYPGTMGADFIDWVITDATVTPAAQQAFYAERFAVMPHCYQVNDREQPIAAETPSRTELGLPEKGFVFCCFNTHYKIDAFVFDIWMRLLTQVPGSVLWLIDGVAGARQNLRDRARERGVDPQRLVFAPILAKPGHLARQHRADLFLDTRWYNAHTTASDALWAGLPLLTVPGERFAGRVCASILQAAGLGGEGLICPDFESYEKRALELARNPRLLQSIRQKLQRQRTTCPLFDTPRFTRDLEGLYESMWQAFCRGEGRKP